Proteins from one Cicer arietinum cultivar CDC Frontier isolate Library 1 chromosome 3, Cicar.CDCFrontier_v2.0, whole genome shotgun sequence genomic window:
- the LOC140919891 gene encoding uncharacterized protein codes for MDTNKDIECQNEEVGTSRTYEKEVKRGATIMQKVIKARSNDIKFEVGWNESGQPIDPNSSMFVSYIGAVVRQNVPITIDNWRDKALKDAKDIIWNDIQTTFVLDEGRKSYVLRVAGKIHRGFRSHLSNFYLKDREGNTSAEPPKIYQHYISNDEWRAFVSKRSDPAFVVSD; via the exons atggatacaaacaaagatatagaatgtcaaaatgaagaagttggcacctctaggacttatgaaaaagaagtcaaacgtggtgcaactatcatgcaaaaagtcattaaagcaaggagtaatgacattaaatttgag gttggctggaatgagagtggtcagccaattgaccccaacagctctatgtttgtaagctatattggggctgttgttcgtcaaaatgtcccaattacaattgacaattggagagataaggcgttgaaggatgccaaagatattatATGGAATGATAttcaa acgacttttgttcttgatgagggacGAAAGtcttatgttttgagagttgctggaaagatccatcgtggatttagatcccatctctcaaatttctatctaaaagatagagaaggaaacacaagtgctgaacctccaaaaatatatcaacattatatatcaaacgATGAATGGagagcatttgtttccaaacgttctgaccccgcgtttgtcgtaagtgattaa